One genomic window of Misgurnus anguillicaudatus chromosome 12, ASM2758022v2, whole genome shotgun sequence includes the following:
- the LOC129445868 gene encoding GTPase IMAP family member 9-like: MSECLKRLFPCCFSAAKKQDTPLRIVLIGKTGVGKSAVGNTILGRRAFDSSPSANSVTHRCRKEMVNDQRNIYVIDTPGVLDTSKPIDDIKQEIVRCIQVSAPGPHAFLLVIQIGRFTTEEQNSVRALQEIFGEEASKYMILVFTHGDALKGQTIKQYVQSGHEDLRRVIQSCGSRYVVFDNTKMKDRDQVKELIKKIDEMVAANGGNCFTQEMYEEAEELIQQQKIERGLAELLEYDFSFIENLEDRVRLFQQILLGHLYQNLGFDDKE; this comes from the exons ATGAGCGAATGTTTAAAGCGTCTGTTTCCTTGCTGTTTTTCAGCAGCAAAAAAACAAG ACACGCCACTTCGCATTGTACTGATTGGAAAAACTGGAGTTGGGAAAAGTGCAGTCGGAAACACCATTCTTGGTAGAAGGGCTTTTGATTCATCCCCTTCTGCAAACTCTGTTACTCATAGATGCAGAAAAGAAATGGTGAATGACCAAAGAAACATTTATGTGATTGACACGCCTGGAGTCTTGGATACTAGTAAACCGATAGACGACATCAAACAAGAAATCGTGAGATGCATCCAGGTGTCAGCACCAGGTCCTCATGCGTTCCTGCTGGTGATACAAATTGGCCGTTTCACAACCGAGGAGCAAAATTCGGTTCGAGCTCTACAAGAGATCTTTGGAGAAGAAGCTTCAAAATACATGATATTGGTCTTCACTCATGGTGATGCACTGAAGGgtcaaacaataaaacaatatgTCCAAAGTGGTCACGAAGACCTTAGAAGAGTCATCCAGAGCTGTGGAAGTAGATATGTGGTGTTTGATAACACTAAGATGAAAGATCGAGACCAGGTGAAAGAATTAATAAAGAAAATTGATGAGATGGTGGCAGCCAATGGGGGAAATTGCTTTACTCAAGAAATGTACGAAGAAGCAGAAGAACTGATTCAACAACAGAAGATAGAGAGAGGGTTGGCAGAGCTTCTAGAGTATGATTTTAGCTTTATCGAGAACCTTGAAGATAGAGTCCGTTTGTTTCAACAAATATT